A DNA window from Halomonas zincidurans B6 contains the following coding sequences:
- a CDS encoding sigma-54-dependent transcriptional regulator has product MHESEATPVLIVDDEEHLRITAGQTLELAGYRPQTPSNAEAALAALSADYPGVLVSDIRMPGMDGLALLREVRRRDPDLPVILITGHGDISTAVEAMREGAWDFLEKPFAGERLTDVVRRAVEKRRLSLENRRLKAELDAQRAAPGPRIIGRTPAMQQLSAMLQRVSQVEADVLLFGETGVGKDLVARALHERSARSGHPFVAINCGAMPESIIESELFGHEKGAFTGAVERRIGKFEYANGGSVFLDEIESMPLALQVRLLRVLQERSIERLGSNQSVALDIRIIAATKTDLKLAAERGEFREDLYYRLNVVTVPIPPLRERREDLPLLFQHFAVVAANRSGLEAPPLDAAGVSVLMAHDWPGNVRELRNLAERFVLLGATYDYRLERLVEGGDSGSGEMTLPQQVELFEKSLISQSLANHGGRVNEVCEHLGLPRKTCYDKLKKYDLRAEDYRLRHAGD; this is encoded by the coding sequence ATGCATGAGTCCGAGGCCACACCGGTACTGATCGTCGACGACGAAGAGCACCTGCGCATCACCGCCGGCCAGACCCTCGAACTGGCCGGCTATCGGCCGCAGACGCCGAGCAATGCCGAAGCCGCTCTGGCCGCGCTGAGCGCTGATTATCCCGGAGTGCTGGTCAGCGACATCCGCATGCCGGGCATGGACGGCCTGGCGCTGCTACGCGAGGTGCGCCGCCGCGACCCCGACCTGCCGGTGATCCTGATCACCGGCCACGGCGATATTTCCACGGCCGTGGAGGCGATGCGCGAAGGCGCCTGGGATTTTCTGGAGAAGCCATTCGCCGGCGAGCGCCTCACCGACGTGGTACGCCGCGCCGTGGAGAAGCGTCGACTGAGTCTCGAGAACCGCCGCCTCAAGGCCGAGCTCGACGCCCAGCGTGCCGCACCGGGGCCGCGCATCATCGGGCGCACGCCGGCCATGCAGCAACTTTCGGCGATGCTGCAGCGCGTCAGCCAAGTGGAGGCCGATGTGTTGCTGTTCGGCGAAACCGGGGTGGGCAAGGACCTGGTGGCCCGCGCGCTGCACGAGCGCAGCGCACGCAGCGGCCATCCCTTCGTCGCCATCAACTGCGGCGCGATGCCCGAGAGCATCATCGAATCGGAGCTGTTCGGGCATGAAAAGGGCGCCTTCACCGGCGCCGTCGAGCGGCGCATCGGCAAGTTCGAGTACGCCAATGGCGGCAGCGTGTTCCTCGACGAGATCGAATCGATGCCACTGGCGCTGCAGGTCAGGCTGCTGCGGGTACTCCAGGAGCGCTCGATCGAGCGTCTGGGCTCCAACCAGTCGGTGGCGCTGGATATCCGGATCATCGCCGCGACCAAGACCGATCTGAAGCTCGCCGCCGAACGCGGCGAGTTCCGTGAGGATCTGTATTACCGGCTCAACGTGGTGACCGTGCCGATCCCGCCGCTGCGCGAGCGCCGCGAGGACCTGCCGCTGCTGTTCCAGCATTTCGCGGTGGTCGCTGCCAACCGCAGCGGACTCGAGGCGCCGCCGCTCGACGCCGCCGGGGTCTCGGTGCTGATGGCCCACGACTGGCCCGGCAACGTGCGCGAGCTGCGCAATCTCGCCGAGCGCTTCGTGCTGCTCGGCGCGACCTACGATTATCGCCTCGAGCGGCTGGTCGAGGGCGGCGACAGCGGTAGTGGCGAGATGACCCTGCCGCAGCAGGTCGAGCTGTTCGAGAAGAGCCTGATCAGCCAGTCGCTGGCCAATCACGGCGGACGTGTCAACGAGGTCTGCGAGCACCTCGGACTGCCGCGCAAGACCTGCTACGACAAGCTCAAGAAATACGACCTGCGCGCCGAGGACTACCGCCTGCGCCACGCCGGCGACTAG
- a CDS encoding metal-dependent hydrolase — MADFRTHLSVAVSGGALLAVSGWQAALWSPADGASLAALTAFGGILPDIDSDQSHSIRLIFNLFALLAVVAGALWLQSRLSPAGLLVSCGGLYLGVRFGVGAVFRRFTVHRGIWHSLLATGLCGLGVTALSYQWLAQEAWQAWSQGLALTFGGVIHLLLDEVYSVDLAGSRLKRSFGTALKLFDYREPGNSLVMLMLAAGLAPWLPPWQALAELVSQGARLWR; from the coding sequence GTGGCCGACTTCCGTACCCATCTGAGTGTCGCCGTTTCCGGCGGCGCATTGCTCGCCGTGAGTGGCTGGCAGGCCGCCCTGTGGTCGCCGGCCGACGGCGCGTCGCTGGCCGCGCTGACCGCCTTCGGCGGCATCCTGCCGGACATCGACTCCGACCAGTCCCATTCCATTCGGCTGATCTTCAACCTGTTCGCACTGCTGGCGGTGGTCGCCGGCGCGCTGTGGCTACAGTCGCGGCTCAGCCCGGCCGGGCTGCTGGTTTCCTGCGGCGGGCTGTATCTCGGCGTGCGCTTCGGCGTCGGCGCGGTGTTTCGGCGCTTCACCGTGCATCGCGGCATCTGGCATTCGCTACTGGCGACCGGGCTGTGCGGGCTCGGCGTCACCGCGCTGAGTTATCAATGGCTGGCGCAGGAGGCTTGGCAAGCCTGGTCGCAGGGGCTGGCGCTGACGTTCGGCGGGGTGATCCACCTGCTGCTTGACGAGGTCTACAGCGTCGATCTGGCCGGTTCGCGGCTCAAGCGCTCGTTCGGCACCGCGCTCAAGCTGTTCGACTATCGCGAGCCGGGCAATTCGCTGGTCATGCTGATGCTGGCGGCGGGGCTGGCGCCCTGGCTGCCGCCCTGGCAGGCGCTCGCCGAGCTGGTCAGCCAGGGCGCACGGCTGTGGCGCTAG
- a CDS encoding gamma carbonic anhydrase family protein has protein sequence MTLRTFQGHTPRLGERVYIDPACVVLGDVVLGDDCSVWPMAVIRGDMHRIRIGARTSVQDGSVLHITHASDFNPGGHPLTIGDDVTIGHKATLHGCTLGDRVLVGMGATVMDGAVVGDEVIIAAGALVAPGKRLESGHVYAGNPAKPLRPLKDSERAFFGYTAGNYVKLKDQYLAEGA, from the coding sequence ATGACCCTACGAACCTTCCAAGGCCATACGCCGCGACTCGGCGAGCGCGTCTACATCGACCCGGCCTGCGTGGTGCTGGGCGATGTGGTGCTCGGTGACGACTGCTCGGTTTGGCCGATGGCGGTAATTCGCGGCGACATGCACCGCATTCGCATCGGTGCGCGCACCAGTGTGCAGGACGGCAGCGTGCTGCACATCACCCATGCCAGCGACTTCAATCCCGGCGGCCATCCGTTGACCATCGGCGATGACGTGACCATCGGCCACAAGGCGACCCTGCATGGCTGCACGCTGGGCGACCGGGTGCTGGTGGGCATGGGGGCGACGGTGATGGACGGCGCGGTGGTCGGGGACGAGGTGATCATCGCCGCCGGCGCGCTGGTCGCGCCGGGCAAGCGGCTCGAGAGCGGCCACGTCTACGCCGGCAACCCGGCCAAGCCGCTGCGCCCGCTCAAGGACAGCGAACGGGCATTCTTTGGCTATACCGCCGGCAATTACGTCAAGCTCAAGGATCAGTACCTGGCCGAAGGCGCATAA
- a CDS encoding sodium-dependent transporter produces the protein MNETLERWSSRRAFILAVTGAAVGLGNIWRFPYMTGENGGAAFLLLYVVFVVLLGLPVMIAEILIGRAGRRSPMRSLGHLARQAGASPHWRWLGLFGVITVFFILSFYSVVSGWSIEYLVESVNGDFAGMAPQAVGANFNAFLADPLRMTFNHTLFMLLTMSVVAAGISGGLEKLNNLLMPLLYLLLIVLAGYATTTDGFGTAMAWLFTPDLAALSVSVMLNAMGHAFFTLAVGACALMAYGAYMPDDQSLPRAVGAVAVLDVAVALLSGIAIFSVVFSQGLDPGEGPGLMFVTLPIAFAELPGGSLWLGVFFLLLLLATWTSSINLAEPMVATLQGWGLKRGRAAACVGVAVWAVGLLSVFSFSSMAEVHWLGDMNFFDLVTTVPTDLFLPIGGLLIAIFAAWVMPRDTAELALGTGPAGFRSWQRLVRFVSIPLVVGVLVSGIW, from the coding sequence ATGAACGAAACGCTGGAACGCTGGAGCTCGCGACGTGCATTCATACTCGCGGTCACCGGGGCCGCCGTGGGCCTGGGCAACATCTGGCGCTTTCCCTACATGACCGGCGAGAACGGCGGCGCGGCGTTTTTGTTGCTGTACGTGGTCTTCGTCGTGCTGCTGGGACTGCCGGTGATGATCGCCGAGATCCTCATCGGACGTGCCGGGCGGCGCAGTCCGATGCGCTCGCTGGGCCACCTGGCGCGCCAGGCCGGGGCTTCGCCGCACTGGCGCTGGCTGGGCCTGTTCGGCGTGATCACGGTGTTCTTCATCCTGTCGTTCTACTCGGTGGTCTCGGGCTGGTCGATCGAGTACCTGGTCGAGTCGGTCAACGGCGATTTCGCCGGCATGGCGCCGCAAGCGGTGGGCGCCAACTTCAACGCGTTCCTCGCCGATCCGCTGCGCATGACCTTCAACCATACGCTGTTCATGCTGCTGACCATGTCGGTGGTCGCGGCGGGCATCTCCGGCGGTCTCGAGAAGCTCAACAATCTGCTGATGCCGCTGCTCTACCTGCTGCTGATCGTGCTGGCCGGCTATGCCACCACCACCGATGGCTTCGGCACGGCGATGGCCTGGCTGTTCACCCCCGATCTCGCGGCGCTGAGCGTGTCGGTGATGCTCAACGCCATGGGCCACGCCTTCTTCACCCTGGCGGTGGGCGCCTGCGCGTTGATGGCCTACGGGGCCTACATGCCCGACGACCAGAGCCTGCCGCGGGCGGTCGGCGCCGTCGCGGTGCTCGACGTGGCGGTGGCGCTGCTGTCGGGGATCGCGATCTTCTCGGTGGTGTTCTCGCAGGGCCTGGATCCGGGCGAAGGGCCGGGGCTGATGTTCGTCACCCTGCCGATCGCCTTCGCCGAGCTGCCCGGCGGCTCGCTGTGGCTGGGGGTGTTCTTCCTGCTGCTGCTGCTGGCGACCTGGACCTCGTCGATCAACCTCGCCGAGCCGATGGTCGCCACCCTGCAGGGCTGGGGGCTCAAGCGCGGCCGCGCGGCGGCCTGCGTGGGCGTTGCGGTGTGGGCGGTAGGCCTGCTGTCGGTGTTCTCGTTCTCGTCGATGGCCGAGGTGCACTGGCTCGGTGACATGAACTTCTTCGATCTGGTGACCACCGTGCCCACTGACCTGTTCCTGCCCATCGGCGGCCTGCTGATCGCGATCTTCGCCGCCTGGGTGATGCCGCGCGACACCGCCGAGCTGGCGCTGGGCACCGGGCCGGCAGGTTTTCGCAGCTGGCAGAGGCTGGTGCGTTTCGTGTCGATCCCGCTGGTCGTGGGGGTATTGGTCTCGGGGATCTGGTGA
- the prlC gene encoding oligopeptidase A, giving the protein MSHNPLLESHTLPPFGEIQPDHVVPAVEQLLDENRSAIDRLAEQANCETPTWQSLAAPIEELNDRLSQAWSPVSHLNGTMNSPALRDAYQACLGKLSEYATWLGQHEGLFRAYRALKDSPAYAELNPAQQRSIDNTLRDFRLAGVDLAADDKHRYGEIQARLSELTNTFSNHVLDATQAWHKDIADAEALDGLPQSALDTLEANAEAKQLDGYRITLDFPSFFPVMSYAHDRALRKEVYTAFVTRASELGPNAGEYDNAPLIEEILALRQELARLLGFATYADYSLATKMAESPAQVLEFLADLAKRAHPQAQEEFNELEAFAKETLGLEDLQPWDVGYASEKLREARYAISQEQLRPYFPAPQVIDGLFRVTERLYGVRFQEDAEAPRYHPDVRYYSIREGDTPIAGFYLDLYAREGKRGGAWMDECRVRRERQDGSLQLPVAYLTCNFTRPVGGKPALLTHDEVTTLFHEFGHGLHHMLTRQTVADISGINGVAWDAVELPSQFMENFCWEREGLDMIAAHVDTGERLPDELLARLQAAKNFQSAMGMLRQIEFSLFDFRLHHELEAPSADDVQHLLDAVRDQYSVVPRADFNRFQNSFGHIFAGGYAAGYYSYKWAEVLSADAYGAFEEAGVFDGETGMRFRREVLEQGGSRDAAELFKAFRGREPSVEPLLRHSGIRAA; this is encoded by the coding sequence ATGTCCCACAATCCGCTGCTCGAATCGCATACCTTGCCGCCCTTCGGTGAGATTCAGCCCGATCATGTGGTTCCGGCAGTCGAGCAGCTCCTCGACGAGAACCGTAGCGCCATCGATCGCCTGGCCGAGCAGGCCAATTGCGAGACGCCGACCTGGCAGAGCCTGGCCGCGCCCATCGAGGAACTCAACGACCGACTGTCGCAGGCCTGGTCGCCGGTATCGCACTTGAACGGCACCATGAACAGCCCGGCGCTGCGCGACGCCTACCAGGCGTGTCTCGGCAAGCTTTCCGAATACGCCACCTGGCTGGGTCAGCACGAGGGGCTGTTCCGTGCCTACCGGGCGCTCAAGGACTCGCCGGCCTACGCCGAGCTGAACCCGGCGCAGCAGCGCTCAATCGACAATACCCTGCGCGACTTCCGGCTCGCCGGCGTCGATCTGGCGGCCGACGACAAGCATCGCTACGGCGAGATCCAGGCCCGGCTCTCCGAGCTGACCAATACCTTCTCCAATCACGTGCTCGACGCCACTCAGGCGTGGCACAAGGACATCGCCGACGCCGAGGCGCTCGACGGCCTGCCCCAGAGCGCGCTGGACACGCTCGAGGCCAACGCCGAAGCCAAGCAGCTCGACGGCTATCGCATCACCCTGGATTTCCCCAGCTTCTTCCCGGTGATGAGCTACGCCCACGACCGGGCGCTGCGCAAGGAGGTCTACACCGCCTTCGTCACCCGCGCCTCGGAGCTCGGCCCCAACGCCGGTGAATACGACAACGCGCCGCTGATCGAGGAGATCCTCGCGCTGCGCCAGGAACTCGCCCGGCTGCTCGGCTTTGCCACCTACGCCGACTACTCGCTGGCGACCAAAATGGCCGAGTCCCCCGCCCAGGTGCTCGAGTTCCTCGCGGATCTGGCCAAGCGCGCCCACCCCCAGGCGCAGGAAGAGTTCAACGAACTCGAGGCCTTCGCCAAGGAGACCCTCGGCCTCGAGGATTTGCAGCCCTGGGATGTCGGCTACGCCAGCGAAAAGCTGCGCGAGGCCCGCTACGCCATCTCCCAGGAGCAGCTGCGCCCCTACTTTCCCGCGCCGCAGGTGATCGATGGGCTGTTCCGGGTCACCGAGCGGCTCTATGGCGTGCGCTTCCAAGAGGACGCAGAGGCCCCGCGTTATCACCCCGACGTGCGTTACTACTCGATTCGCGAAGGCGACACGCCGATCGCCGGCTTCTATCTCGACCTGTACGCCCGCGAGGGCAAGCGCGGCGGGGCCTGGATGGACGAGTGCCGGGTCCGCCGCGAGCGCCAGGACGGCAGCCTGCAGTTGCCGGTCGCCTATCTGACCTGCAATTTCACCCGCCCGGTGGGCGGCAAGCCGGCGTTGCTCACTCACGACGAGGTGACCACGCTGTTCCACGAGTTCGGCCACGGTCTGCATCACATGCTGACCCGCCAGACCGTCGCCGATATATCCGGGATCAACGGCGTGGCCTGGGACGCCGTGGAGCTGCCCAGCCAGTTCATGGAGAACTTCTGCTGGGAGCGCGAGGGCCTGGACATGATCGCCGCCCACGTCGACACCGGCGAGCGCCTGCCCGATGAACTGCTCGCCAGGCTGCAGGCGGCCAAGAACTTCCAGTCGGCGATGGGCATGCTGCGCCAGATCGAGTTCTCGCTGTTCGACTTCCGCCTTCATCACGAGCTCGAGGCACCCAGCGCCGACGACGTCCAGCACCTGCTCGATGCGGTGCGCGACCAGTACTCGGTAGTGCCGCGGGCCGACTTCAACCGCTTCCAGAACAGCTTCGGGCATATCTTCGCCGGCGGCTATGCGGCGGGCTACTACAGCTACAAGTGGGCGGAAGTGCTCTCCGCCGACGCTTACGGCGCCTTCGAGGAGGCCGGGGTGTTCGACGGCGAAACCGGGATGCGCTTTCGCCGCGAGGTCCTCGAGCAGGGCGGCTCGCGCGACGCCGCCGAGCTGTTCAAGGCGTTCCGCGGCCGCGAGCCCAGCGTCGAGCCGCTGCTTCGCCACAGCGGCATCCGCGCCGCCTGA
- a CDS encoding YheV family putative zinc ribbon protein, giving the protein MSTPKRFIAGAICPRCAAMDKLRTWEANGIRYRDCVACDFFEQLPIEEQDAPELATRVNQARDDERRNSVQPVRILDPKGGSKG; this is encoded by the coding sequence ATGTCGACACCCAAACGCTTCATCGCCGGCGCCATCTGTCCGCGCTGTGCGGCCATGGACAAGCTGCGCACCTGGGAAGCCAACGGCATCCGCTACCGCGACTGCGTGGCCTGTGATTTCTTCGAGCAGTTGCCGATCGAGGAGCAGGACGCCCCGGAGCTCGCCACCCGGGTCAACCAGGCACGCGACGACGAGCGGCGCAACAGCGTGCAGCCGGTACGCATCCTCGACCCCAAGGGCGGCTCCAAGGGCTAG